Part of the Zea mays cultivar B73 chromosome 4, Zm-B73-REFERENCE-NAM-5.0, whole genome shotgun sequence genome is shown below.
ATGTCCTAGGTTATGTTTGTCCCAAGCTATTATGTGTAATGGTGGAATGCAACTACTGCAATATGATGAAGCAAGTCTACTATTTGTATGCAACAACATTATTGTACAACCCCTACAATGCACAAGTGCAGAAACATAAActtgttcttcattctcagaaaaATGACAAGTGCAGAAACATAAACTTGTTCTCCAAACCATGACACAACAGGAAAATGTCAAGTGCACAAGTGCTGTAAATAAACTTGTTTTCGAAAACAACTAACATTACTTCCTCAAACACTACAATGTCTTCATGAACATTCACTTGCTTGACGACGAGCTTCCAGTCACCCTTGCCAGAATCTCCTGTTGTTTCGCCTCATAGTACTGTCGAAGGAGGGGGTTACATTTTGTCAAATCCATGCTCAATATCAGTACCTCCTGTTCCGTCTCCTCCTTCACCTTTTGTCGTTCCATCTTCATCTTCTCTAGATTAAGCTTCTTCCTCTCCAATATGAGTTTCTGCCTCTCCTGTTTCTTCATGAACTCcaacttcttctcctcagttgaAGCTACTGATTTGTACACAGATAACCGTTCCAAAGAAAGCTCACCCATCCGTGTTAGGTACTCCGAATCAGTGGATGATGTGTTCTCTGATCTTtgcttctttgccttttccttGGCTGAATCACGACCAAGCGGTCTCTTCGAAGTAAAACTTGATGGAGCTGAGTCTTCACCACCATCTAAGTCAATAGTATTGGATTGGGTTCCAATAGGGTTCGGTGGAGGAATCTGGTTACCCATGTGCTGGTCCATCCATTTTGGTTGATCCTTCAATATGGACCAACAATGTAAGAAATGGAAGGGCTTCTTTTCAACAGCAGCAAACCGAGTAGCCGCAAGAGATGTCTGCAAAACATATAATGCATTTACTCAAACCGCTGGGATGTAGTAAAGTACATTGATGAAGAACATATGCATAATACAACATACACTTACCTTATCTGCATCAGTCATGCCACTTGGGTTTTGTCGAAGCACAGCCATCATGTATCCAGCAAATGTAGAACATTGAGTTTTGATACTGTCCCACCTGCTCATGAGAGATTTTGTAGACCTCTCTGGCATTGATCCTCTGCGAGAGTTGTATGCCTCTGTAATCCGATTCCAAAATCCTTGACGCTTCTGACCAGTGTTGACAATGGGATCACAACTCACAGCCAACCAAGCTTGACAAACCCTCATATCCTCTTCAGACGTGAAATTTGCTAGCTTTGTGCGTTGAGGAGCCTTCTTCATAGGAGGTGGTGCTGGTGATCCCTGGGCTGGTATCTCAGGCGTAGGAGCAAATGCAGTGTTCTGAAACTGAGTGGCATCATCCTCGGAGAGGTAACTTCCATATTGTGCCATAACTTGGTTCCAGTCGGTACCCATGCTGTACAATGAAGGTACTCGCACAAAAATAGAACATATTTAACTAAATAAGTGTACTACATTTCAGGCAACCATATGAAATGAATACAAACCATGACACTGTTATCAGTCTCATGCACAACAAAGTCAGTAGTGGCGAGGACTACATATATTGCAAAGTTCATAACATTAAGC
Proteins encoded:
- the LOC103653134 gene encoding glutathione S-transferase T3, which produces MRVCQAWLAVSCDPIVNTGQKRQGFWNRITEAYNSRRGSMPERSTKSLMSRWDSIKTQCSTFAGYMMAVLRQNPSGMTDADKTSLAATRFAAVEKKPFHFLHCWSILKDQPKWMDQHMGNQIPPPNPIGTQSNTIDLDGGEDSAPSSFTSKRPLGRDSAKEKAKKQRSENTSSTDSEYLTRMGELSLERLSVYKSVASTEEKKLEFMKKQERQKLILERKKLNLEKMKMERQKVKEETEQEVLILSMDLTKCNPLLRQYYEAKQQEILARVTGSSSSSK